A genomic stretch from Natronomonas gomsonensis includes:
- a CDS encoding DUF7115 domain-containing protein: MDELPALVTEAVGDATVIEIVDVGGGDAVVVTPEATHVYRSEGLLSDESLDSYDHDVERFAVDTGRRKSTIRLDGIDGERSFTVPGSVADSVIEAVLEGVLGATGVVAEDEAVDATFRFSELTLVVTDRQLLKHVGSAVWDEEFEAFRYENLADLDFEEGSVATQVVVEADGRKQRVKVPNEHAGRVREDVQSAVFEFHGVSSLGGLRAAIEDGSNDETAPGEAADADDNGTTDDSEVADDGFVSSDWSPPADQDVTGRQGMNSAESTDDEGPTGDVRETAEVDIEELAEEVEALRETVEYQTELLEAQGETIEQLVDELRRGR, translated from the coding sequence ATGGACGAGCTTCCGGCGCTGGTAACCGAGGCCGTCGGCGACGCGACGGTCATCGAAATCGTCGACGTCGGCGGTGGAGACGCCGTCGTCGTCACCCCCGAGGCGACGCACGTGTATCGCTCCGAGGGGCTGCTGTCCGACGAATCACTCGACAGCTACGACCACGACGTCGAGCGCTTCGCCGTCGACACCGGCCGGCGCAAATCGACGATTCGACTCGACGGCATCGACGGCGAGCGGAGTTTCACCGTTCCCGGAAGCGTCGCCGACAGCGTCATCGAGGCCGTCCTCGAAGGCGTTCTCGGAGCGACCGGCGTCGTCGCCGAAGACGAAGCCGTCGACGCGACGTTCCGATTCAGCGAACTCACGCTCGTCGTCACCGACAGACAACTGCTGAAACACGTCGGCAGCGCGGTCTGGGACGAGGAGTTCGAGGCGTTCCGCTACGAGAACCTCGCCGACCTCGACTTCGAGGAGGGAAGCGTCGCCACACAGGTCGTCGTCGAGGCCGACGGCCGAAAACAACGGGTCAAGGTGCCGAACGAACACGCCGGCCGCGTCCGCGAGGACGTACAGAGCGCTGTCTTCGAGTTCCACGGCGTCTCCTCGCTCGGCGGGCTTCGGGCCGCCATCGAAGACGGGTCCAACGACGAGACCGCCCCCGGCGAAGCGGCCGACGCGGACGACAACGGGACAACCGACGACTCCGAGGTGGCGGACGACGGCTTCGTCTCCAGTGACTGGTCGCCGCCCGCCGACCAGGACGTGACCGGCAGACAAGGGATGAATAGCGCGGAGTCGACCGACGACGAGGGACCGACCGGCGACGTTCGGGAAACGGCCGAGGTCGACATCGAGGAACTCGCCGAAGAGGTCGAAGCCCTCAGAGAGACCGTCGAGTATCAGACGGAACTGCTCGAAGCCCAAGGGGAGACCATCGAACAGCTCGTCGACGAACTCCGACGGGGACGGTAG
- a CDS encoding DoxX family protein encodes MSDGRDLLGALRRLKHPLLYVMGPAYIVAGILHFVVPELYVQIVPPTLPFRLELVYLSGIAEVLVGVGVLVPRTRRIAAWGTVALLVAIFPANIYMATQGVVIEGAPGGGDPSQLVRWGRLPLQAVLIAWAWWYTQSPPEEAL; translated from the coding sequence ATGAGCGACGGACGCGACCTGTTAGGTGCGCTTCGGCGACTGAAACACCCGCTTCTGTACGTGATGGGACCTGCCTACATTGTCGCAGGAATCCTGCACTTCGTCGTTCCGGAGTTGTACGTCCAAATCGTGCCACCCACCCTCCCGTTTCGGCTCGAACTCGTCTATCTCTCCGGTATCGCGGAAGTCCTCGTCGGCGTCGGCGTGTTGGTTCCACGAACGCGTCGCATCGCGGCGTGGGGGACCGTCGCGCTACTCGTGGCAATCTTCCCCGCGAACATCTACATGGCGACCCAGGGTGTGGTCATCGAGGGCGCACCCGGTGGCGGCGACCCCTCCCAACTCGTCCGATGGGGCAGACTCCCGTTGCAGGCCGTCCTTATCGCGTGGGCGTGGTGGTACACGCAGTCACCGCCCGAGGAGGCGCTGTAA
- a CDS encoding acyl-CoA thioesterase, producing the protein MDREFPFHVELPVRYRDLDTLEHVNNAVYGTYLEQARIEYFEDVLGVGFDELGMVLASIEMDFRRAIVLDDESVRIECGVTDLGESSFRMGYRVYAAGADDPAATGETTLVVVDETGTKPVPESWREAFREFEPGL; encoded by the coding sequence ATGGACCGAGAGTTCCCGTTTCACGTCGAGTTGCCAGTCAGATACAGAGACCTCGACACGCTCGAACACGTCAACAACGCCGTCTACGGGACGTACCTCGAACAGGCCCGTATCGAGTACTTCGAGGACGTCCTCGGCGTCGGCTTCGATGAGTTGGGGATGGTGCTGGCGTCGATAGAGATGGATTTCCGGCGGGCAATCGTCCTCGACGACGAGTCGGTTCGAATCGAGTGTGGCGTCACCGACCTCGGGGAATCCAGTTTCCGAATGGGATACCGTGTGTACGCCGCCGGGGCCGACGACCCCGCGGCGACCGGGGAGACGACGCTCGTGGTCGTCGACGAGACGGGGACGAAGCCGGTTCCCGAGTCGTGGCGAGAAGCGTTCCGCGAGTTCGAACCGGGGCTTTGA
- a CDS encoding DUF7504 family protein — protein MSSAGALDDIADVSNVLVLGPSVDESVDIGCKRLLTAGEEEAVLVVSFMLSPKQWVEGWIERVGDLPEELVVVTTSDAFTQPGETEENLPDSVTVEYLSSPGDLTGIGMVVSKYLERWHEADREMAVCFDSLTTLLQYGETHSIYRFLHLITTRISGADARAHFHLDPDTQDKQTVSTITSTFQAIARHTDSGWEVKRR, from the coding sequence ATGTCATCTGCGGGAGCACTCGACGACATCGCCGACGTGTCGAACGTGCTCGTTCTCGGCCCGAGTGTCGACGAATCGGTCGACATCGGCTGTAAGCGCCTCCTGACGGCCGGCGAAGAGGAGGCGGTACTCGTCGTGAGTTTCATGCTGTCACCAAAGCAGTGGGTCGAGGGCTGGATTGAACGCGTCGGCGACCTCCCCGAGGAACTCGTCGTCGTCACGACCAGCGACGCCTTCACCCAACCAGGGGAGACCGAAGAAAACCTTCCCGACTCCGTAACCGTCGAATACCTCTCCAGTCCCGGCGACCTCACGGGCATCGGAATGGTCGTCAGCAAGTACCTCGAACGCTGGCACGAAGCCGACCGGGAGATGGCCGTCTGTTTCGACTCGCTGACGACGCTGTTGCAGTACGGCGAGACCCACAGCATCTACCGCTTCCTCCATCTCATCACGACACGCATCTCCGGGGCCGACGCCCGCGCACACTTCCATCTCGACCCCGATACGCAGGACAAACAGACTGTCTCGACGATTACCTCGACGTTTCAGGCGATTGCCCGCCACACCGATTCGGGTTGGGAAGTCAAGCGTCGCTGA
- a CDS encoding DUF7543 family protein produces MDWTHEERDDGAVWSRSDRNAFVRLRHTADDRWAVTLDRLEQAPDGETYRHETFEDREAAETRAEEWRSA; encoded by the coding sequence ATGGACTGGACGCACGAAGAGCGAGACGACGGCGCCGTCTGGAGTCGAAGCGACCGCAACGCCTTCGTCCGCCTCCGGCACACCGCCGACGACCGATGGGCGGTGACCCTCGACCGACTCGAGCAGGCCCCCGACGGGGAGACGTACCGCCACGAGACCTTCGAGGACCGCGAAGCGGCCGAAACCCGGGCCGAGGAGTGGCGCTCAGCGTAG